From Chrysemys picta bellii isolate R12L10 chromosome 1, ASM1138683v2, whole genome shotgun sequence:
CCTCGCTGGCGTTAGTCCCTTGCCCTGTGAAGCTGGTGTGGCAGCCCACATGTCCCTGGGGCACAGTCAGGTTGTTGGAGGCGGGTTTCAGATACATCACCTCGGACCTGGGTGAGCTGAGGGGCAGACGGGTCTGGTAGTCAAAGTACATGGGTGAGGTGGCCAAGGATGGGCTGCTCACTACGTTCATGACATTGAGGGGGCCCCTGCTGTCCTCGCCCTCACTGGGCACCAGCATTATGTCATTCTTGCTGATCTTCTTCTTCTTGCCCTTGCCTCCGCCACcgccacttcctcctcctcccccgctactgctgccccctcctcccagctgggGATGGCTGTACTCTGCGATGCGGCAATTGTAGGTGCGAATCTCCTTGTTCTCCCGCTTGCACTTCACGGCAATGGTGATCATGGCAGCTAGTAGGATGATGGAGACAGTACTCAAGGTCACAATCAAGGGCAGCGACAGGTCCCAGTGTGGTCGACGATGCTGCTCACCATTCACCTGCGGCTCGCCGGCTTCGGGCAATGGTCCTGCCAAGGCCCTGACAATCAGTTTGGCCACGGCTGAGAGGCTGGGCTTGCCGTGGTCACTGACCTTGACCACCAATTCAGCCACGGGACTGAGTTCTTCCCAGTATGGGTGCAAAGTGCGTATCTCGCCACTGGTGGGGTCCATCTCAAAGAGGTGCTCCTCATTGCCTTCGACGATCTCATACGTGAGGCGTCCGCTCTCCCCAAAATCACTGTCCAGGGCATGCACGGTGCCCACGGGGTAGCCCACACCAGCGTTGCGTGGCACCTGGAGCTCCGCAGTGTCATTGATGAGGGCAGGCAGAACAATGAGAGGTGCGTTGTCGTTGACGTCGAGCACGGTGACACGCACAGTGGCATTGCTCTCGCGGTGGGGTGAGCCCGAGTCCTTGGCCAGCACGCGGAACTCAAAGTGCTTGGTTTGCTCGTAGTTGAAGCTCCGCAAGGCGTAGATGGCGCCATTGGTGGGGTTGACGGAGACGTAGGTGTAGATGGAGACGTCGCCCACGTGCCCGGGCAGGATGGAGTAGGACACAGTCCCATTCTGGCCCAGGTCTGGGTCCTGGGCCAGCACGGAGCCTAGGTACTCGCCAGGGATGTTGTTCTCAGGCACCTGCAGCACGTAGAGGCTCTTGCTGAAGCGGGGCGGGTTGTCGTTCTCGTCCAGGATCCGCACGGAGAAGGACTTGGTGGAGTTGAGCGGGGGGCTGCCCCCGTCCCGGGCCAGGATGGTCACGTTGTACTCGTCCTGCGCCTCCCGGTCCAGCGGCCGGTCGGTCACCACCGTGTAGAAGTTGTCGTAGTTCTCCTCCAGGGCGAAGGGCACCGCGCCCGCCCCGCCGCCGCCCAGCACCCGGCACTGCAACTGCCCGTTCTTGCCGGAGTCGCGGTCGGTGACCCGCACCAGGGCGATGACGGTGCCCGGCGGGGCGGCCTCGCTGAGCGCCCCCTGGCGGACGGAGACGAAGCCGATGGCGGGCGCGTTGTCGTTGCGGTCGATGAGGCGCACGGTCACCTTGCAGTGGGCGGGGATGGGGTTGGGCCCCAGGTCGCGGGCCTGCACGTCGATCTCGATGAGGCCGCTCTCCTCGTAGTCCAGGTTGCTCTTGACGCGGATGAGGCCGCTCTGCGGGTCGATGCTGAAGAGGTCGCGGACGCGCTCGGGCGCGTAGCCGCTGAAGGAGTACAGCACCTCGCCGTTGGTGCCCTCGTCCGCGTCGGTGGCGTTGAGGTCGATGACGGCGGTGCCCAGCGGCGCGTTCTCCGGCAGCTCCACCACGTACGAGGCCGCCTCGAAGACGGGGCTGTTGTCGTTGGAGTCGATGAGGCGCACGTTGAGCTGCACCGTGCCCGAGCGGGGCGGGTCGCCGCCGTCCAGCGCCGTCAGCACCAGCGtgtggtggctctgctcctcgcGGTCCAGCGGCTTCTGGATCACCAGCTCCGGGAACTTGGTGCCGTCGCCCCGCGACTTGACGTCGAGCGAGAAGAGGCCGTAGTCGTCGCGGGTGAGCAGGTAAGTGCGCAGCCCGTTGTCGCCGGCGTCCGGGTCGTGGGCGCTGGTGAGGGGGAAGCGGGTGCCCGGCGCCGCGTTCTCCGAGATGTCCATGTCCACCTGGTCGGAGGGGAAGGCGGGCGCGTTGTCGTTCAGGTCCTGGATCTCCACCTTGATCATGCAGATCTCCTGGTCGTTGGCGAAGACCTCGAGCGAGAGCTGGCACTTGGCGCTGCGCCGGCACAGCGCCTCGCGGTCGATGCGCTGCTTGGTGTAGAGCAGCCCGCTCTCGCCGTCCACGTCCAGCAGGTGCGGCGCCGAGTTCTCCAGCACCCGGAAAGTCGATTTGGTCCCCCGGCCGCCTCCCCGCTCCGCCGGCGGCGGCTGCCCGCCCGCCCCCGCTTGCAGCCGGGCATCCCTGCCGATGTTCCCGATCACCGtgcccgccccctgctcctccggcaCCGAGTAATTCAGGTTCTTCAGAGTCAGGGCAGGAGCCCAGcagaaaaagaagcaacaaaTGGAAAGGTACATCCCCAAGCCAGGGGGTggtggcagctgctgcagcaccagggtggcccctgccccctcttcctcctccgccGCCTTATTCCCTCTCCCTTCTTCTGTTCCTGCTGCCTACCCCTGTGTTTTAAGTTGCTGAACCTGTTGCTCTAAAACATCTGCAGAGACACAGGTTGCGGGGCAGCAAATGGAGCATGTAGCTCGCAGGGAGGGGCGAGAGAGCGAGAGAAAAGCCGCCTCAAATCCAGCGCTTCTGCGGCCACACAATCCCCGCACAGTTACTTAGGCTGTCCAACTTcagctggaggaagaggaggagaataaaaatatatcTTCTTCTTTAGACGGATgggttgtttaatttttttctttaatattcgCCGATTTACAAAGAATATAAAAAATgatcggtggtggtggtggtggttttccaGATCAGTccaaggaatttaaaaaaatatatagaaaaggGAGCTGGCTGTTGGGAAGCAGGACCGTAAACAGAAAACGCTTATTTGCTACTCTTTGCTTGTGATGCGACTGATGGAGTGGAGGGTGGGTAGGAGGGggagacagcgggggaggggggtaaaaAGAGTCTCTCGCCTGTGTAGAAGCCCGCTCCGTGTGCAGTGAGAGGCAGTGAAATGTCTGATTGCACCGCGGGGTTGTTGGTTTTCAGGGAGTGTTTTGCTGCATTTAGAGATCTAATCTTGCATTGCTTGCGGCGGCGAACTGCATCTCGCTGCCATCGGTATTTCCCCCTCGCCGGCTCCGCCACGCTCACTCTTTCCTTTCCGAACAacaaaaagagggagggaaattGCAGTGTGAAAACTAGTGTCCGGATTTGTAGTTTCCTTTCTCTCCCCGCGCCACCagcctccctctcttccttttttggggggtggggtgggggattaaGAAACCCACCAGCCGCTCGTCATCACTAGCGATAGatgtgtgttaaaaaaaaaatcacaggctgTGCTCAATCAAATGCACACTTGGGTTTCTTTAAGACAGGCCAGTagccgccgccaccaccacatcctctctcacacactgtgtgtgtgtgtgtgtgtgtgtgtgtctgtggagcAGCACTTTTCTCGATGCAGTTTAATTCCAGTTTGCTTTTCTTTCTAGTCGAGAGGAAATCAACAGGCAACCCATGGCTGGAcgcacagattaaaaaaaagagagagagagcgggggggggggggggaagcaacccaccacacacactctctcttagTCTCTCGCTAAAAGAGAAACAGTCTCTGCATTCACAAGGCTGAGCTGTCAAGTGCCTCTCTTTTCTTTCTATTCAGCATCTCCTTCCAATGACACTGCCTCCTAGTCCTCTTCATttaggggagggggaatcttGGCGATGAATAAAAAGAGGCAAATATTTTGATCGACAATTCTTTtagaataaaacaaatacaattcaGTGTTTGGTGTGATGCATTTTGCAGTCTTTTCAAGCTGTAATAGTCTTTCTGGGCATCTTGGTGTATGGGGAAAGAGCGGCTGCAATGCCAGATGCGTTCACCCGGGATGATTTACCTCCCCAGTGATATTATGTATAGGTATATAtcgagggggagagaagggggttaattttttatttcaggttCTTTTAACAGCCGAAAAGAAATGATTGACACATCCAGAAATGCAGGTGTTTCAATCTGCTGGATGAGTCAGATCCAGCGGAACAAATCACATTCACTATCGCCTCATGTTCCTCCCTTCACAGACATTAGTTGCAGCTTCTTCCTAACGCTTTTCTGACTCACGCTGTAGACAGAAAAATCAGATTCatgttttggaggaaaaaaagagagaggggaagaaagaggaggGTGTCGGATCCAGCTGCACTTTTACTATACCTCTTTCTCCGGGAGACTGGGGATCAGGAAAACAAGGCTGTTATCCACTCACGGGCACAGAGGCGCGTCTGTCTCCTGCTTTGCTGAGTGTTTTAGCCACCTTTCCTCAGAGTTATGTGTGAACACCCAGAGATCTTGCACATTAACGGGGGGGGGAAGCACAGGTTCCCATTGAAATGTTCACAGTTCTAGTTCCAAGTCTCAGTTCTGTGTTgttttttcctcctttatttGAGTCCGGAGCCACTGTACATAGTTAATTCTGCAGTCTGTTGtagagggatttttaaaaattcttctctCGGTCTCATTGATGGGTGGCACCTTTCAAACAGGCATTAGCCAGCGTTAACTAGACCACATGCAAAAGCGATGTCGATTTCAGAGATAACAGATCCACAGTATAAGCCGTCCGTAGGTAAGTGGAGATTTGCGAAAATTCAACAGTTGGAGCACTGTCTCTTATAGCTCCCCCTCCCTTACTGCAGCATTTGCTGGGTTCCCAGCCCCATcgctctctcccagtgcctctTGCCGACTGACTCTATTCACCTCACGCCGCTGCTTAAACATTGATACTGATTCCCTGCCAGCCAATCCGTGCTGAGGAAAGGAACCTGCCTCCGAACCTGGCCTCCAATGAGAATCAGTGGAAAGGCTTGGGGAGGCGGTGCTAGAATCCCCAGTGCTTTGGTGTCATTGATTAGATCAGTTAGATTGGAGACTAACAATGTGAGAAGGGCTTGTTGCTTGTAAATTGCAGTCTCTCATTTCTACACACTGCAGCGTCTCTctggcatttttattttttttgtagaaATATTAAGGAGTCTTAGGTGATCGCTGAAAACAGAGAAAAATTAGGACCAATACGTCCCATATGTCAGACATTAAACAAACTGTAGTAACGGCGTATGACGGGATAAAATTTGCATACATGACATAGATCCCAGATTCCCAACAGGTTCTCCACGTAAATCCCTGAGTACGGTTAGAATGCTTCACTGTGGGAATAGGAGAATGTGCCTCCGTGTGATCTAGCTGCCGGTCCTATATATCTTCTATGATTCCGGTGGGTAGGCAGCGATCTTCACCCAATTCCCCTACCTTCGGTAAAAATATTTGAGTTGCCACTTCATAAACAATTATTTCAAACGCACTAATATAGTAATGCATGACAGATACCCCGAATATTATAATTTTTCCAGCACATACTGATCAATAAGTGTCTCAAGGGGGGGATAATCAAATATCTCCGCCCTCTCCTCAAGTCCGTTAAACATTTCATTAGAAATTGGGCCCCACCCTAACCAGAGTTAGCAGGTTTCACAAGATGACCAAAATATAAATCTTATCAAGCACAAAGAAACCTTTGTCCGAATGCTGTGTGATACCTATGGAAGCTGGTCCGGTGGTAAACAACTGGAATAGGCAATTTCGGCACTTCTGCAAACGATTCTGGTCCACAAGAAGCTTCTTTTGCATCCAAGTATTACCAATATTTATAAGCACCTGGCGTGCTCTCTCACCTCTTTCTTTTCCTGGATTAATGTTTTAGTACCGAAACTAGGACTACTGTCTCTACACATATATTCTCTCATAAAGCAGCCACTGGGAGAGCTCTATAAACTTCGACTGCTGTTCAGACATCCCGGGCGAAAGTTGGGGGAACAGTAGGGGGGAAGCATGATGTATTGAAATAGAAAGGTGTTTTGATTGCTAATGTATTGATCTCAATTCATAAATACTAAAGTTAAGTTGCCATTTATAAATTGTGAATGATGAATGTTTAAGTGAGTAACATGAATCATTTAGgaagtaaagaaaataaaatctagAGCAATTACAAGATGCTTCTGGAAATTATTTTAGAGGAGTTTGTTAAAAATTCAGGtgagagaggattttttttttttgcctgagtCAATGAAAATTACAGTCAGGCTTTTTTTAGTTATGTCCATCAATATAATTCAACTAAGAGTACAGCTTTTACATTTATATATTCAAATCAGTGTTCTTGCTAGAGCACTTCCCAATCCTAAAACCCCTTTGTAGCTTTAAAATGGATAGTTTGCCATGCAGAATGATTCTGCTTCTAACCATTATGAAACTAATGCTGTgtaaaatctatctatctatctatctatctatctatctatctatctatctatctatctatctatctatctatctatctatcgatcgTTACAGGTGGAATCACTAAACTGAAATGTACACATAGTCTGTGTGCCAAAGagagacatatatatatatatatatatatatggtataTTTATAAAATGGGCTTTCTGAAAGGAGGATTCTGACTGGCTGATGAAAGCTCAGTGTGTGTGGCTGTCTGCTACAAATAGTCTGTTTTTATTTACCAAAATAAGATGTGAACCAACAACACATTTTATAAAGTGGAACATCGATACAAAGATACTCCGTTGTCTCAGCAGGTTTGTATCACCCATCCTTGGGTCTTATGTTGTTATTATTATATAGTTAGGCAACTGTTGCCAAATTAAATACTGTAGGATATCTAAATATGTGACATAAATGCTCTTTGAATATGAAAAAATGTCTCATTGCATTTATGTACTAGCTCCCTCTAGTGTACTGAGCCAGTACTACTGCATTTGGGGCATCTTGTGGGTGAGTGGATGGGTACCCGTTTGTGTACATATGTTGTCTCTAGTTTGTCTTTTTGTTAGGGTTCCAACATGCCAAAATAGTCACTTCACTTTTAGGATGGAATATTATGAGTAACATGCATCAAAGGATTTCTTTCTAATTTTTAGGTTCAGTTGAAATAAGATGCATTTGgggatattttctctcttttttcccccaattcAGCAATTGCTTCTTTCCATTTGATATAATTAAGTATTCAACTTTACATGCTGAACAGTTCTCAACTcaccctgaagtcaatgaaggtGAGACCACTCAGCATCTCATAGGATAAGCCTCCAGGACCTTGAAACAAGGGGCAAACTATATAGTGCATACTCAGCCAAAACTTCAATtcaaatcagtggaagttttgcctgcaAAATTTGCTGGGAAGGTTTGCCTAAAAGCACCAAAGAGCTACATACCATTTACACTAAGTACACATgtagaatatttgaaaaaaaaatatcaaaatgtgagtgcctaaagttaggccccTAAGTCCATATCTGAACACTGACATAAGTGGTGTGAGGTGAAATCCATCCCACTTCAAGGGGGGGTGTAGTATTTCACCCCTTATTTTCAGAAACATTGACTGTCTGTggttcctattaatttcatagacTCAGAACCTCTAAAACATCTGTCTCCCTTTCTGGTGTTTGTTCTGCCAGACAATTTATAGCCATGAAAAGCCATTTATTGATTTCAATCCACATGTGCAAATAgtacaatttttgtttgtttaacagcTCTCAgatatttctaaaatatttatttctgtcAAATATGTAGCATATATCAAGTGATGGTGTAGAGTGTTATAAAGGTTTTATCTGCATTAATTTGTAATAGGTACATTACTCATGTGTGGAGAAGCCACAAGAGAGTTGTGAAGGTCATGGCAAATGAGTGCCAATAACACCTTTGTAGTGCACCACACTATCATGTATTCTGCATATGCCACATGtttagtgggggaaaaaaacctattaGAAATATTTTGTGAGATAAAATTTCTGAGTAGAGAGGACCATACAAAGATAAACTATTGGATATAACTCTCAGGACATAAGAATACAAATATACTAGGAGGATTATACTAACCAGCCGCCTGATCCGAAAAAATATATTGAGTGTTGAGGATGATCAACAAGAGAACTGAGTCCAATAAAATGGCAATAATGAATTACTTCAACTACCTGCATATGAACTGGTCAAATGGCACAAGAGGACAAGATTTAGAAAATCAATTTCTTGAAACCTGAAATGATTGCTTTTTGGAGCTGATAGTTCTAGAACAAACAAGAGCAGGACTATTCTCAACTTTGTTTTAAGGTACACAGCAGTTGCTTCAAGAAGTAACTATAATTGAACTGTTAAATAATAGTGACCACAATATAACAAAGTTCAAAATCTTTGGAGTAAGGATTCATCCCAAACACTAGGTCTTGGTGACCTTATCCTGAGAAagaaggatttattttatttcaatttaaaaagagAGGAAACTAGTCAAAAGGACATTAAATCAAAAGTACTGAAATCAAAATCCTTAGTCTCTGGGTGGGGGCCACTTAAACATATCATAACAGTGATAGAAGACATTCATATCCCTAAACTAAAAAAGAAAGTAGGATGGCAAGGAGAAAATCAATATGGGTAGATGGCAAGGTTCAAGATTTAGGTTATTTCAGTCTAAAAGGTATCCTTCAGAAAGCAGAAATCCAATCATAGTGAAACTAACAGAAAAGAACATAAACTACAGCAGGTAAAGTGGAAATTAGGAGGCCTAAGAGGGAATTTGAGGAGCAAAGTACCTGTAGATAATTGAACAGAAATAGCCAAACACTTACAAACAAATACATTATTAAGTATATCAAAATCAGAAAGCCTGAGGGAGAATTGGTGGGTCTGCTGGATTACCAGGTAGCAAATGGAAAAATTAAACAACATCAAGACATTGTagagaaattaaatgatttaTTTGCAGCAGTCTTTATAGGAAATGTTGGGGAGATATCTACCCTAGACCTACTCTTTTCATGTAACAAAGATGAGGTATTACATAGAATGTGGTGTCGACAGAGCAACTGATGAACTAAAGATCAAAAAGTCAGCTGGACAGGATGATAGACATCAAGAATTCTGAAAGAATCTAAAAATTAAATGACTGAGCTGCTATAAAATATGCACTCATTAAAATCAGCTACTATATCAGAGGATTAGAGGGTAGTAAATGCACTTATCTTTTTAAAAGGCTGTAACGGTGATCCAGGGAATTATAGTCTAGTGAGCCTTACTTCAATATCAGGAAATCAGTTGaaattacaattaaaaatagaattataAAACACCTAGATTAACATGATATaagaccctgctccaaagcccactgaagtctttccattgacttcagtgggttttggatcagcaTGTAAGGACAAACTAGCACAGCTTCTGTAAAGTAAAATGGTGCTTCTgtagtctattagaattctttgagtgtgTTAACAAAATAACGTCTAAAGTTCacataatatatttaaatttctAATTTTCCTTTATTGTAGTTAAGTGTCTTGCAAGAAGCtatccaaggcctggtctacacacacagAAGTTAACTAAGTCAAACTGATGTAATTTTGCATGTGGACATTTTTACATCAGTTTAAACCTCGATAGATAGATGAAGAGGGTCAGGAACTGAAGCACTGTGGGAAGGACAGGGAGCAGATAGTTGCAGCAGAAGAGGAAATCAGGAGTGAGGGGTGGATAAGTGCAGGAAGAGGATGGTAGGAGTTCAGGTGGATGTGGGTTAGATAGGAGCAGAAGGGGCGGGAAACAGGATCCAGGCTGGAGGTGATGGATAGAAAAAGAGGATGGTGCAGAAGCAGGGAGGTGGGGAAATCGAATAGGAGCAGAGACAGGAACTGGGTTAGAAGGCGGATAGGAGTAGAGTAAGACAGAGACAGGCTGGGGGCACAGAAACAGAATGATCTATAACCACTATATTATGCTCCCTCTCAGGACCCCTGAGTGTctacattcctctgctgtcagaaaATAGCCAAGAAATCCCCTGGGAGGATATGTGTCTCATTCCCACCCTCCCCACATTGGCTGGtccatttggaggataattctctctctctccaggccaATGACTATTTACATATTTATCCACAATGAAACAGTCATTGTGCAAGAAAGAGCAAGATGGATACAGAAGCCTAGTGCACTCACATTGGAGGTGGGAGACCTTAGGTTCAGTCCCCCTGCTTCAAtctctctttcattatttatccacagtggaacagcttcaatagaagAGATCGagagagccccacatcagaacatCCCGAAgctcaatggttagagcactctcctgagagtgGGACATGCCTTTTCAAATTCTTTCCTCCCTtctagcagggagggaggggaaattgaacctgggtcatTCCAGGCAAGTGGTATAACCACCCAGCTAAGAGTTACAAGGCAGGCACCTCCACCTCTATTGTGTGGTCAaagataggtgcctaactcattcttACAAGAAACACTTTAGGTGCCTCATCTATCTGACTACAAGTGTCTGGTTCCCATTTGTAGATTGCTAAGCAGAGATAGACAGCTCCATACAGCCTGGTTTTAGGTGCTTATATcggagagagagaggatttagGACAAACCCCTCTCATCACCATCTCCCATAGGCTAGCTCAGGCAGCTTACcatctagcatgctggctttgtggattccAAGATGCTTATCTCTCTCTATGCATTGTATAGGCtacctag
This genomic window contains:
- the PCDH17 gene encoding protocadherin-17 isoform X8, with protein sequence MYLSICCFFFCWAPALTLKNLNYSVPEEQGAGTVIGNIGRDARLQAGAGGQPPPAERGGGRGTKSTFRVLENSAPHLLDVDGESGLLYTKQRIDREALCRRSAKCQLSLEVFANDQEICMIKVEIQDLNDNAPAFPSDQVDMDISENAAPGTRFPLTSAHDPDAGDNGLRTYLLTRDDYGLFSLDVKSRGDGTKFPELVIQKPLDREEQSHHTLVLTALDGGDPPRSGTVQLNVRLIDSNDNSPVFEAASYVVELPENAPLGTAVIDLNATDADEGTNGEVLYSFSGYAPERVRDLFSIDPQSGLIRVKSNLDYEESGLIEIDVQARDLGPNPIPAHCKVTVRLIDRNDNAPAIGFVSVRQGALSEAAPPGTVIALVRVTDRDSGKNGQLQCRVLGGGGAGAVPFALEENYDNFYTVVTDRPLDREAQDEYNVTILARDGGSPPLNSTKSFSVRILDENDNPPRFSKSLYVLQVPENNIPGEYLGSVLAQDPDLGQNGTVSYSILPGHVGDVSIYTYVSVNPTNGAIYALRSFNYEQTKHFEFRVLAKDSGSPHRESNATVRVTVLDVNDNAPLIVLPALINDTAELQVPRNAGVGYPVGTVHALDSDFGESGRLTYEIVEGNEEHLFEMDPTSGEIRTLHPYWEELSPVAELVVKVSDHGKPSLSAVAKLIVRALAGPLPEAGEPQVNGEQHRRPHWDLSLPLIVTLSTVSIILLAAMITIAVKCKRENKEIRTYNCRIAEYSHPQLGGGGSSSGGGGGSGGGGGKGKKKKISKNDIMLVPSEGEDSRGPLNVMNVVSSPSLATSPMYFDYQTRLPLSSPRSEVMYLKPASNNLTVPQGHVGCHTSFTGQGTNASEAPPSRMSIIQTDNFPAEPNYMGSRQQFVQSSSTFKDPERASLRDSGHGDSDQADSDQDTNKGSCCDMSVREALKMKTTSTKSQPLEQAFPTLLSFAILTLHTITSRLQSVDLLLPGLQMPWTIEAKSCFLYPCKTPIEPVLERCRATTTLRGSKRIVVAQYL
- the PCDH17 gene encoding protocadherin-17 isoform X6, which translates into the protein MYLSICCFFFCWAPALTLKNLNYSVPEEQGAGTVIGNIGRDARLQAGAGGQPPPAERGGGRGTKSTFRVLENSAPHLLDVDGESGLLYTKQRIDREALCRRSAKCQLSLEVFANDQEICMIKVEIQDLNDNAPAFPSDQVDMDISENAAPGTRFPLTSAHDPDAGDNGLRTYLLTRDDYGLFSLDVKSRGDGTKFPELVIQKPLDREEQSHHTLVLTALDGGDPPRSGTVQLNVRLIDSNDNSPVFEAASYVVELPENAPLGTAVIDLNATDADEGTNGEVLYSFSGYAPERVRDLFSIDPQSGLIRVKSNLDYEESGLIEIDVQARDLGPNPIPAHCKVTVRLIDRNDNAPAIGFVSVRQGALSEAAPPGTVIALVRVTDRDSGKNGQLQCRVLGGGGAGAVPFALEENYDNFYTVVTDRPLDREAQDEYNVTILARDGGSPPLNSTKSFSVRILDENDNPPRFSKSLYVLQVPENNIPGEYLGSVLAQDPDLGQNGTVSYSILPGHVGDVSIYTYVSVNPTNGAIYALRSFNYEQTKHFEFRVLAKDSGSPHRESNATVRVTVLDVNDNAPLIVLPALINDTAELQVPRNAGVGYPVGTVHALDSDFGESGRLTYEIVEGNEEHLFEMDPTSGEIRTLHPYWEELSPVAELVVKVSDHGKPSLSAVAKLIVRALAGPLPEAGEPQVNGEQHRRPHWDLSLPLIVTLSTVSIILLAAMITIAVKCKRENKEIRTYNCRIAEYSHPQLGGGGSSSGGGGGSGGGGGKGKKKKISKNDIMLVPSEGEDSRGPLNVMNVVSSPSLATSPMYFDYQTRLPLSSPRSEVMYLKPASNNLTVPQGHVGCHTSFTGQGTNASEAPPSRMSIIQTDNFPAEPNYMGSRQQFVQSSSTFKDPERASLRDSGHGDSDQADSDQDTNKGSCCDMSVREALKMKTTSTKSQPLEQEQEECVNCTDECRVLGHSDRCWMPQFPTTNQAENTDYRTNLFVPTVEANVETETYETVNPTGKKTFCTFGKDKREHTILIANVKPYLKAKRALSPLLQEVPSASSSPTKTCIEPCTSTKGPLDGCEVKSGALAEPSSQYLSTDSQYLSPSKQSRDAPFIASDQMARVFADVHSRVSRDSSEMDSVLEQLDRSNRDLGRESVDAEEVVREIDKLLQDCRGSDPVAVRK